The following DNA comes from Nothobranchius furzeri strain GRZ-AD chromosome 19, NfurGRZ-RIMD1, whole genome shotgun sequence.
GTGGAGAAAAAAGGGAACTCTGATACTTTCAGAAGTCTGATGACCTTTAGTTGCTTCTTCATTTGGCCTCAAGTTATGAAGCATTACCTGGAAAAAGAGCATCAGAGGAAGTGTAGAGGAAACAtgaaagatgtaaaaaaaaaaaaaaaaaaaaaaaaactcagaccAATCCAACTTCAGAGATCAGTGATTCCATTTACAACATGATCATTTCCTGTTGGGCTTCCAGGACAGAAGTTCAGCGCTGGCTTTGGAAAATCGAGGCCACAAGAGGAAGCAATGGGAACAGAGCTCAGAAGTTCTGTTGTCGCCTTTTCTTAGCATCCATGGCGTCCAGAATGGGTTGCCTCTTAGCGGTGTAGCGCTGCCGGAGTTCCTCGATCTCCCGCTCCATCATGGGATCTAAGGCACTCAGAcgcagctgcagctcctcaaaGTCCAGGTTCTTCAACTGggtggaaacaaaaacaaaacaaaaaggaaggaaggaaggaaatcgGTCACACTGGGCTGCTTCTGCTTTGCTATTTTAatcacttgtctgtgaaaagtttgcatctagatcaggggtgtgCAACATTTTCTAGAAGAGGGCCAAAAATCATAATGTGTTTTGTTGTGCATTGATCgttttctcctttcattaatataagaagaaaaacattttttttgtgcatttttgttttctctccattttttGCCAAAGTTAAGAGTAAACCAGGTCAGACATTTTTTAAACTATAGTAACTTTAttgtcatttgtatttattttggttaacAGGAACAGATAATataagttttgcttctttctgttcctttttctttttttatttttgcaaacctgttttgtgttttgtttttatttgtgaataaatgaaaataaacttaaaaaaaagttATCAGTCTTCACGGGCcacaaaatttttatttattttctgagaTAATGCAAAAAAATAATTTATGGTGATTTACTTTTTATTTGCACTCCTCAAAATAGGTTTACAGCATCAGCAGCCGACTGAAGGAACACAACTCGACACAAAATCCCCCCCAGGGCCCATAAATGACCCCAGACCTGATCTAGATTAACACTCAGAAACTCACAAAATCAAAGTCTCCGTCCTGAGGAACCTTCCAGTTGTCTGGGAAGACATTTTTGGACTGGATGTGGTAGCCCAGTTGCTCCTTCGGCTGGTTGTGGTTGTAGTTCTCCTGCTGCTGGGCCGCCTTGTTGGAGTCCTTCTTGTCAAAATAATCCATGAAGGACGGGCGTATGGGCTGCTGGGACGTGGCGTGCCCTGAGGAGGGAGGAAGGCGTTTTAATGACATCTTACAGaattgcagatttttttttaatccgAGGAGAAAAAACACATTTTGCTTCTACTTTTCTCTCAGCGTGGTCGTTTTACACAGAAATACAAAGGAACGCCACAGCAGAAACAACTATTTTAGCTGTGATATTATCTGATGACATTATGAAGATAAAATGGCCTTTTGGGAAAACTTATGAGCAAATATTTAGTCTTTTTATCATGGGGTTCTACAAAAACTTTGTTTTTACTATTGGAAACAGTTGGAGCTCAAAATGGCACAGGAGCAATAAGTGACCAATAACACCCCATAATAAAGCCCAACAATGGAAAGACTGGTTTGCCCCACCCACTCAACCAGGACATGAATTTTTCATCAGCTGTAGTTTAGGTTAGCGTTGGCAGCAGCTCGGGCTAGCGTTGGCAGCAGCTTGGGCTAGCTTTGGTGGCAACTCGGGCTAGCGTtggcagtagctcgggctagcactggcagtagctcgggctagcactggcagtagctcaggctagcactgGCAGTAGCTGGGGCTAGCGTTGGCAGCAGCTGGGGCTAGCGTTGGCAGCAGCTCGGGCTAGCGTTGGCAGCAGCTCGGGCTAGCTTTGGCAGCAGCTCGGGCTAGCGTCGGCAGCAGCTCGGGCTAGCGTCGGCAGCAGCTCGGGCTAGCGTcggcagtagctcgggctagcgtcggcagtagctcgggctagcgtcggcagtagctcgggctagcgtcggcagtagctcgggctagcgtcggcagtagctcgggctagcgtcggcagcagctcaggctagcattggcAGCAGCTCGGGCTAGCAttggcagtagctcaggctagcattggcAGCTGCTTGGGCTAGCATTGGCAGTAGTTCAGGCTAGCATTGGCagcagcttgggctagcattggcagtagctcaggctagcattggcagcagcttgggctagcattggcagtagctcaggctagcattggcagcagcttgggctagcattggcAGTAGCTCAGGCCAACGTTGACAGTTGCTCAGGATAGTGTTAGCAGTATCTTGGAATAGCATTGGCTGTAGCTCGGGATAGTGTTGGCAGTAGTTTAGGGTGGTGCTAGTGTTAGCTCAAGTAGCATAGCTGTGGCTAACTTTGTTCTGTAGTTAACATGATCATGGCCAGTGTCTATATAATGCTGAACTTGAAGTTGGTTGGAACATGCCAATAGGGCTTGCGACCACACGTGATTAAGCATAGCATTCTGGAGACGGCACAGACCTTTAGGCTGcgagttgcccacatttccaaccTGACTCCAAGTTGGAGCCCTGAACAAATTTGCAGACATGCATCTAAATTTTGCTGCTGCCAGCTTCCATCCTGCATGTCAAAAATTTGAGACTGTTGCAGATTGAGCttgtgttgaattttttccccaaaGCTTTGGTTTGCCTCAGGGAAAACGGAAGGTCAGAGCAGACAAAGAGCTGCTTTATAGTGAAGTGGGAAAACAAAAAGGTTGACGTGAAAGAGCACGTTTGTAGCATCAGCAGTCACGAGGGCATGGTTTTAACACTTCTTCCTCTTTGGAAAGAAGCCAGTTTTTCCGACACCATCCATTTAAACCAAAGTTAAAAGCCAAGTTCACGCAGCAAAGTGAAAGAGATGTTTAAATTCCCCCTCATTCTCTCAAATATGTGCTCACGTCTCATGGATCTCTGGGCTTCCTCCTCGTTTTCATCATCACTATTAATGACCATGGTGCCCAGGTCCGACTCCAGCATGGTGCTGTGCTCAATCATGGTCTGTGCCCCGTCGCTCATGGTGCTGGTGGCTCGCATGGTCCCCGCGCCCTCGGTTCCAGACTTCACCATGGTGTGAGAGTCCACCTCCGTCTCGTCCTCCTATAGGAGACAAACCCCTGCAGTATAAACGTTTTACTGGAACTTTATTGGTTAATGCACGTGAACAAAACGTACAGAGttgtcctcttcctcctctagCTCTCTCTGCTGCTCCTGCTGCCTCTTCGCCTTCATCTCCATGGCTTCAGTGATCAGATCTCTCAGGATCGTGACCGGCTTGGCCTGGCTGATGAACGGATGCTGCGTTTCCACAACAGGAAAAGGAAATTAAATCGCTCAGATTGGAAGCAGGATTGTACAGATGAAGACCTTCTTGCTCCAACCTGTAGTAACTGAGTTGCAGTTGCTCTCTGCTCTGGGTTTTTAACCAAACACTTCTTTACAAAGTCTGTGAAATCGTCTGACCAAAGCTCCGGCTTCCGAAACGTAGGAGGGGGGTTGGTGGGGATCATAAAGATGGCCTGTGGGAAATCAAAAGTGGGAAAGTGTcaaatgttttcttttaaaaccCTAAATTCATTAAAAACTAAAGAATACGCACCCTCATAGGATGGATGTCAGCGTAGGGAGGTTTACCCTCAGCCATTTCTATGGATGTGATACCCAGAGACCAGATGTCTGCAACACAGTTGTAGCCGATCTCCTGGATCACTTCTGGGGCCATCCAAAATGGCGTCCCAATCACAGTGTTCCTCTTTGCCATCGTGTCCTTCAGACATTAAACACATACCATCAAAATTCAGCCAGAGATCGACTGAAGCTGGCATCAGTGCATTGCTGCAAACATTTGGCGACAGTGTTACCGTAAGCTGTCCTGCAACGCCAAAGTCAGCCAGTTTGGCGTGCCCCTCGGTGTTGAGAAGGATGTTTCCCGCCTTGATGTCGCGGTGGATCTTTCTCATGAAGTGAAGATACTCGAGACCCTTCAGTGTTGACTTGAGGATGGTGGCAATCTCCTCTTCTGTCAGCTGACGtgggaaaaaaaggaaaatacAAAAGTAAATCAGCAATTTAACCTATTTTATGAGCCAAGCTGTAACTTTTTAGAAACGCGCACCGTTTTGTTTCTCAGCCTGATGATGTCAGAAACAGAGCCGGCTCCGCAGTACTCCATGACTATCCACAGATCTGTGTTTTTAAAGTAGCTGCCGTAGTATTTCACAACATACGGGCTAAGAGGAAGGCAAACAAACGTGGTTCTAAAAAACTGGTGCAAAGGCGACTTTGGACAGTCTCATTCATTAGAATTAAAGAAAGTTGGGGTGTCACCTGTCACACTGCTGCATGATGGAGATCTCCTTGATGATTTCCTGCAGGTCAGACTCCACAGGAACCTGCTTGATGGCCACCACCTGCCCTGACTCTTTATGAATGGCTTTAAATACACTGCCATAGGAGCTGATTACACAAAGAAATGCATCTTTTAAGTGAAACTACTAAATAAACTATGATTTACACAGTAATTAGATCAAGTTAAAACATCTCACCCTTCACCAAGTTTCTCTAAAACATCAAACACCTCCTCCGGCTGCTTGGTCAAGCTGTCCTCGCTCAGCTTTTTCAGCTTGCTGAAAAATTCAGCAAAAATATTGTGTATTTAACACAATGTCTCTTTAATAATGGAAGAAAGACACAATATTTCTTTATATATGCACATCAAAGTTTATTTTATAGAGTAAACATTACTTTCTGTAGGAGAACTTGAGTGTGTGTTTATAACTTAAGAGGAATGATGAAAATAATTGATGAAATCTAGATAAAaatactgtttaaaaaaattttgaGATATTTTTGGTCTTTGATCATAATCTGGATTTAATGCAACCTAGTATCAATGTACACAAATTAAACAGATAATAAACAATTTAATCCTACTGTCTTATaaaatttaaatacattttaaatttaaTTAACTTAAAAGGTGCTAGCTTAAGCTAACCAGTAAATAGATCGGTCCAAAATAAAGTAAACAGTTACTTCGAATAAATTATGATTTTCCTTAATACACATTtaatttattatatatttttgaaGCGACAATGAAATCACCCCCAACGACGCGAAATCCAAAAACGTCTAAACAATTAAACAAACCATAATCTCAATGGAGGTTTTAACCggttttgtgtttttactttctgcttgtttatctCTGTGGAAAGTTTGAGAGAACTGAATTCGCTTAGCATTAGCATCCTGAGCTACCGCCTACATTAGCCTGGTGGTAAAGCAGAGGTCTCAAAGCAAACGTTCACAAACCTTTTAGGCGCGGACGGCTCCATGGTACACCAACTCGGAAACAAAAGTCAAACAAAGTATGAAAAAGAGAGCGCGGGTTTGTCAGTGGTAGTCAAGACGTGGACATTGTCGGCAGATTCGTTGTTGTCACAAACTAGTGGAGGAGGGCCAGCTGGGGGGAGCTCTTCAAATGATGGACATTCTTGTGTTCGACGCTGCGACAGCGCCCCCTGTCGGGACGGAAGCGCACTTTacattgttttattttacaaaaacaCAATTACGAATCAGATTGACAATGTTTGGCTCGAGTCAAAAACAAAAACTCTAAATAAAGTCTAATTTATTCATAAGGTCCCAAAAGAATACTAAATTAAGCCAGAATTTGTAGCGTAACGGTAATTGAAAAATGAAACACCCGTGTTGTGGATTTGCTTTCAAGAGGATGTTGTGTCAAGACAGGAACATTTTTAGtataaaatatacaaaaaaaaattcTTTGCTTCCAATTTTTAAAATCAGTTCAGATGTGTTTCGAATAATTCACAATGCCTCAAAACCGCTGGGTGACAGTAAAGGCACGTAAAGCGTGTCGATCGTCCTGTAAAACCAAGAAGAAGAAATTTGACGCAAGCGCAGAAACCCAATCGTAAAAGCGGATGGTTTAGTGTGTGAAAACAGTAAACATTTCCCAAATTACGCAGTTAAACGGTGAGTCATTTCGCTTCCTTTCATCAGTAATTAACTAAATGCATGTACACGGTTTAATTTGTGCTCTGTGCGTATACAGTTTCACCAAATTCAGAGACGTTTATGCAGTTTTGAGCTAATGTCCGGAGCACCATGCTGTTTCTGTTAGCATGCTAACAAGAAGAAGGGTTGTTgatgaaatgtttacatttctgTCTTTTATAGAACAAAATGGACACACAGAAAGATCTACAGCCGCCCAAGCAGCAACCAATGATCTACATTTGTGGAGGTTTGCTGATGAAGCAACTATCATTGCAATTCTTGATGGTTTTATTCACGAAATATAGAAAAGTCATCAGAAAAATACTAGTTATGACTAATTAAAACATATTTCTTATTAGTAAATATTCCATTTTAGCCTGACAGCATGTAAACGTCGATTGTTAATGTGTTTGCACAATTATACTGTTCTAAATTAATTTTGCAGCAGTTCTGAAATACATTTATATGTctttataaatgtatatatttttttttt
Coding sequences within:
- the stk3 gene encoding serine/threonine-protein kinase 3 is translated as MEPSAPKSKLKKLSEDSLTKQPEEVFDVLEKLGEGSYGSVFKAIHKESGQVVAIKQVPVESDLQEIIKEISIMQQCDSPYVVKYYGSYFKNTDLWIVMEYCGAGSVSDIIRLRNKTLTEEEIATILKSTLKGLEYLHFMRKIHRDIKAGNILLNTEGHAKLADFGVAGQLTDTMAKRNTVIGTPFWMAPEVIQEIGYNCVADIWSLGITSIEMAEGKPPYADIHPMRAIFMIPTNPPPTFRKPELWSDDFTDFVKKCLVKNPEQRATATQLLQHPFISQAKPVTILRDLITEAMEMKAKRQQEQQRELEEEEDNSEDETEVDSHTMVKSGTEGAGTMRATSTMSDGAQTMIEHSTMLESDLGTMVINSDDENEEEAQRSMRRHATSQQPIRPSFMDYFDKKDSNKAAQQQENYNHNQPKEQLGYHIQSKNVFPDNWKVPQDGDFDFLKNLDFEELQLRLSALDPMMEREIEELRQRYTAKRQPILDAMDAKKRRQQNF